CTGAGCCTGCTGCGGGCACACGTGGCTCTGCTGCGTGTCCGCCAGGGGGATTTGCTGGTGGTTCCACGGCCTGGGCCAGGCCTCATGGACCTTGCACGCTTGAGCACAGAGCTGCTGCCGGCCTTCCTGAGCGAGGCCGTGGGTGGTGAGTCCCAAGTGCTCAGGGTGGGTGGGATGTGTATAAGAAGTGAGGGGAACGGCTCCCTTCCTCATGcctgtccccctcctcccctaGCCTGTGCTGTGCGGGGACTGCTGGCAGGCAGAGTGCCACCTGAGGGGCCCTGGGAGCTGCAAGGCATCGAGCTGCTGAGCCAGAATGAGTTATACCGCCAgatcctgctgctgctgcactTGCTGCCACAagacctgctgctgctgccggtcAGGCCTCTCCTGCCAGCCCAGCTCGGTCCCAGGGCCTCCCGGGAGCCTCCTGGTTGTAGGAGGGGGCCCATACCTGCCCAAGCCCTTACTCCTCAGACCTTGGGTCTGCCTtgggccaggcccctgcccaTCACCTGTCTCTCCTGAGGCCACACGAATGCCTCTTTCTCCCCAGCCTTGCCAGTCTTCCTACTGCTACTGTCAGGAGGTGCTGGACCGTCTCATCCAGTGTGGGCTCCTGGTTGCTGAGGAGGTAGGTGGGGCAGCTGGAGACAAAGCCCCTGCCTGAGGCCTGACCTCCTTTAGCCTTCCACCCTGAGTGACAGCTGCCCTGGGCTCTTTGTCTGCCTTGTGTGTGCTGTGGGGGTGGGCAGCCCCCTGACCTAGCAGACAGAGAAGCTTGGGTCCTGCTTCTGCCAATATCCACCTTGGAATTTGGCAGACCACATCTGCCCTGGGCCCATGTGTATCCATCATGACAGGACCAGACAAGTATACCTCTGAGGGTCTTTGCACACCTCCTGCCCCTGACATTTCTTGTCCATATGGCTATGGTCCTTGAGGGTGGGTGTCCACTTCCCCTTGCCCTGCAAGTTGGCTCAGCACTGCCACGGTCTGGCATGGCCCTGGTGTCCTCTTGGGCTCCTTAGGTCTGCTTTTACTGGTTTCACCTCCATGTGCCTGGTCTGGGGGACTCGGAGCTGAACCTTGGCCAGCCTGACAGGGACCAATGGCTCCCATGGCCCCCAGACCCCAGGCTCCCAGCTGGCCTGCGACACAGGGCGACAGCGTTTGAGTGCAAAGCTGCTGTGGAAACCGAGTGGGGACTTTACTGATAGTGACAGTGATGACTTCGAGGAGGCGGAGGGCCGGTACTTTAGGGTGCGTTGGGAAAAGCCacttggtgggggagggaggcagtagGGTGGCAGTGGGAGCTGCCCTCACCCTGGCCTGTCCTCCTGCAGCTCAGTCAGCAGTCGCGCTGCCCCgacttcttcctctttctctgccgCCTGCTCAGCCCACTGCTCAAGGCCTTCGCCCAGGCTGCCGCCTTCCTCCACCAGGGACAGCTGCCTGATAGCGGTGAGGCCTACACTTCTCTGGTGTCCTCAGGGAGAGGCTGAGAGCTCAGGGCAGGGGCTTTGCCTGTGTGGGACCCCAGGCCTAGGTCTCCTCTCTGCCACAGAGTCGGGCTACGTGGAGCAGCTGTTCCAGTTCCTGCAGGACACTGCCCAGGAGGAAGGGTTCTTCGGTGAGTCCCAAAGCAGCTGCCCAGGCTttcaggaggcaggggagggttTGCTGGTTGCTGCTGCCccctgctgggcagtggcagcccAACTCCAGGAAGGAGGGTTGCAGAGTACAGAGAGGGCCTTCAGGTCCCGTCTGAGCCCTAACCTTGGGTGGTTACTTCCTTCAACAAGGAGAGAAGCCTGTACCCAGTGGCTCTCTGCCCTCCCTACAGCcttcacttctttcttccctccagaGTGTGCAGACCCAAATCTTGCCATCAGTGCTATCTGGACCTTCAGAGACCTGGGGGTGAGAGGAGCCGGTCTCACCATCCTCCTGTCTCCCACCCCCAGTCCCACCCCTTGATAGAGCTGCTCAGGGAAGCCCAGCTGTGTCCACTCTGGGATTTACCCAGTGTCTCCCAAGAATAGGTGTGACAGTAGTTGGAGAAGGTAGGATGGCTTTCCTGCCCCTCTTGGTCTCCCAAACCACTGCCTCATCCTTCTCCCAGGTGGGGTACTGGGAATAGTCTGAAAGGCAGCATTTGCACTCCAACGCTGAGGCCTGAGGGGTCAAAGGTCTCTGCAGTTTTCTGGGGCAGCCTCCATGGAGTGCTCACAGCCTTTCTCCATGGCCCAGGTGTTACAGCAGACACCAAGCCCTGCAGGCCCCATGTTCCACCTGTCTCCCACATTTGCCAGCCGGGACAATCAGGAAAAGCTGGAACAGTTCATTCGGCAGTTCATTTGTGGCTAGAACTGTGAGGTGGAGCCCGTCCTGAGACTTCTCAGCCCCAGAACATAGCCGTACCCTGGAGCCAGAAGACAGAGGAGGTTGCAGACCCTTAGCTGGACTATAAAATCTTTGAGGTTTGATTGTCCCTTGCTGTCTTTTGCTTTCTCCATCCCTTGATGTGATAAAGCCCAGCAGTGTctttttggggtgtgtgtgtctatcttttctccttccccatgCCATGAGAACGCTCTATCTTGCTCCTTGAAACACACcctaaaagaagacaaacagcAGAAGCCAAGCTGCTGCTTTGGCCTGAGTTTATTCAGGAGGACAgctccatctcctctccctctaccTGGAAGAGGAGGCTTGAGGGGCCATGGCTGGCAGTGGGCCTCTTCCCGTGCTGGGCTGAGTGGGAATGGATGCACCCACCTCCCGTCTTAAGTCTAGGGCCTGTGGCAGGAGCCATCACACCACCTTGTTGATGATGACGCCTAGTTCTTCAATCTCACACTGGACTTCATCGCCTTTCTGCAACAGAGCAGGCCATGAGGATGTCAGTCCTTTAGTCTGACACACATCTACACATACACAGGCCTGGATTTCTGAAGTCTAAGCCAAGCCTGCCAGGCCTTCTGggtcctccctttcctccttttagCCAACCTACCTTGAGAAAGACAGGAGGTTTCCTAAATACACCAACACCTGGGGGAGTCCCCGTCAGGATGACGTCCCCTGGGTAGAGAGTGACGAACCTGGGGCAAAAGGGCCAGGTGAGACCTGGGGCTGAGGTGGCCACAGCCAGGGATGGAGGGCTCAGCTCAGCCTCAGATAGGTGTGTGGGGCAGGGCTGCATTCCACTTACTGGGAGACCCAGGCTATCAGCTCTTCTGTCTTAAACACCATCTGGTTGGTGTTGCTGCTCTGGACCACCTCCCCGTTCACTCGGCAGCAGATCTTTAAGTTGTGTGGATCTGAAATGCAAAAACAACACCTTGGGGTTCTCCCTGTTTTTCCTCAAACCTCCCCCTATactcagaaatgaaagcacaggGAGGCCCATGACTTGCTAGGTGAAAGGGCTGTCTGCTGGTCTCCCTGCATATGCTCTTGGCACTCTGCTTGCTCAGACTCAGCATTCCCTACTCCGGAACTTTCTGTATGGACACTGGCAGGCCTGTGTGCATCCACACCTATCAGAGCACCTGCCAGTGGTCAGTTGGGTGATTTAAGGAGGGAATGTGTCCCAGATCctccagagggagagaaaagtggcagttttttgccttaaaaaatgGACATCTAAAAATGACTTGGCATCTATAAAACAACAGAGTAACTGCACAAGCGGGGGCAATGAAGCCTCCAGCACCTGATGCGGGCAGGGAACAGCTTACCCACGATAGTGTCCTGGCTAAGCAGCTCTttgaactttttttgttttacacaCTCACAAATATACCCCTTTGAGCAGGTGGAACACAATTTAACTTCACCAACTACTGCATGAGGTGGTGTGAGGCTTAACCGCCTGGACAGGCCCCCACCTGAATGGCAGTGCTCTGCCCTCTGACCTGCCATCTTTCCTCCTGGCTCACTGTGCTCTTGCTGCAGGTAGCTGGTGCTGCCCTGGTAACACTGGCTGGGCAAGGTCCTGTTGGTGCTCTCCAGCTCCCTTAGTGTGGAAAATGAATGGGCTTTCTAACAGCCATTCTGTGTGATGCGCAAGGGCCAGCTTTGCTTCCTTCCAACTTAAAGACTCTTCCAGATGGTGGTGGCTAGACGGAGCTAGACCTACCCATCAGGGGAGCACCATTCTTTGTAATGCCCTTCACAACTGCAGGTTTACCACCTCTGGGGCTGTGGTCCTTTAGGAGGTGAGGGGACGTGGAAGAAGGCCTGCTGAGGACTTGTGGCCCAGCTTTAGAGACTTGCTCTCTAAGGAATCAGCAGAAGGCAGCTGGTGGAGGGGGAATCCGCATCAGGCTGCACCCTACACTCCCACTTCCTGAGCACTGCTTTTTCTGTACTTTCATGTAGCCGTGCAAGAGCAGGGAGAGTCGTCCATGGGCTCTCAGAGACCTACCTGCTACACCGTCCTTGGTCACCAAGGCAGGGCCCAGGGGACAGAAGGTGTCAAAGGTTTTTCCTAGGAGCCACTGCTTTCCATTGCGTTTCATTTGCCAGTCACGAGCACTCACGTCATGTGCCACAGTGAAGCCGGCCACATGAGCCATGGCATCTGTGGCCTATAGGGGGTATGGGATTTGGCCAGATTGGAGGTTAGATCACAGTGACTCCAAAACCTGTAACAAAGCCTTTATCCCATGTTAGTAGCCAGAGCTAGCCAAAGGTGGTAGGAGAGGGGCAAGGCAGGTGTCAAAGCAGGTAGTGCCAACTACTTCCCAATGCCAGGGAATGTGCCAGTACTGGCACTGCCCCTTCCACCTCACCTTGATGTGCTTGCCTTTCTTTCCAATGACCACGGCCAGCTCCACCTCCCAGTCCACCTCCTGTAGAGTGGGAAAGGGGCAGTGAACTGCCTGGCTCTGGGGCCCTTTCCTGTGCTGAGGGGCTGCATGTTGTGCATCAGGGCCTGGGCCTCTAACATGGGGGTTGCCGCTGGCCCGCATTTATAATCAACACAAACCAGAGTGGAGTGAACAACGGGGGCTGCGTGACTTGCAGAGCCATAGACTTTGGGCAGTGGCAAGCAGCACCACTGCATACAGGCACAGCTGCCCATTGTGAGTGTAAAGGAGCACCACCAGTCTGGGGGACTGAGTTTAGAAGTGACCCTTGATACTTCCAAAAAAGGATAAATAGCAAGTAATAATAGCTAaccctaccatgtgccaggcacctaCTTTAATGTGTTAACTCACTTAAATGATAAGAAAAGGATCAACATACCAAAATAAATGTGGGCAAAAGCCTTAAAcaaacaattcacaaaaagaaaagaaacagccacaaaaaatgaaaatatgctcagcATTTCCCATAATCAGCAAAGCACAACTACAAAATAGATCCAATTTAGCCTTTCAAATTGGCTGCTCTTTCTAATGGTGACAACCAGAGTTGCTATGAGCACACCTGATACCTGATCTCGGTCTCTTGGTCTCTAATATGGCTCCCCACTAGAAAGAACTGGGTACCTCGggagaaatggctaattccaGGTCCAAAATAcagtacaagatgagcctgaagtATCtttgccagaaagcaaggaagtgctcaaaaagtgAAGAGGATGGGAGCCAACTTGAAGCCCCTCACCGGCCAAAGTGAGACCTTGAATAtcaaaaagaatgtaaatgataGATTACAACATATTAGATAAAAATCAGGAATTCACAGTGATACTAAAGGGACAGGGataaaaaaaaggagggaggcagCTTTTCTTCACAGAATGCTAGATAATAAGAGAAGTTATGATAAAAAATCACCTTTTCTAACCCCCAACGCAATAATGGATTCTGGTAAGGATGACCAGAGGATCCCTGGATGAAAAACTGCAGCAATAAGACAGTCATGTGGTCTCAAACTAATCCCTTATAGATTGATTATTAATTACCACAGTGAAATGCACCTTTACATTGGAGAGATCTTATGAACGTAAGTAAACTGAGTGATCAAGGACCACCTGACATGAGCCTCCCAATGGGAGGCAATGTGGGTACACAACATCTATTGCTAtaagactgaatgtttgtgtccccccaaaattcctatgttgacaCCTAACCCCCAATGTTATGCTATTAggatgtggggcctttgggaggtgattaggtcaggagggcagagcctccatgaataggattagtgccatATAAAAGAGACCCAAAGAGCTCTTGCCCTTTTAGCCATGTGAAGAAACAGTGATTTGACAGCAGTGGTGAACAAGGAAGTGGCCCCTCACCAGGCACCAAATCTGttggcgccttgatcttggaattctcagcctccagaactgtgagaagtaaatttctgttgtttataagccactcagtcagtggtattttgttacagcagcccaaatgaaCTAAGACACCTGTACAgacaaaaatgtttaacctgaatctaatcacgaGGACACAACTAGAAAAATCCAGAGTGTAGGATATGCTATGAGACAACTTGCCTGGATTCTTCAATAAGTCAGTGTCATGAAAGACTGAAAAGGGCAGGGGGATTGTTTGAGATCAGagatcagcaaactatggcccgcCTATGGGTTGAATCGAGCtctctgcctgtttttgaaaatcaaatcaaGTTTccctggaacacagccatgtttattcatttatgtatcaGCCATGGCTGCTTTCAGACTGCAGTGGCAAAGTTGAGTTGTTGCAACAGACACTATATGGCATTCAAAGCCGAATATTTACTAACTGGCCCTTTGAGAAGAAGTCTGTAGGTCCCTGTCTCAGATTAAAGCCACTAAAGAGACATAACCAAATATAATGTGCAGCCTTGATTGATCCTGggtcaacaaacaaaaaaccaaacaaaacagtaCCCAAATTAAAAGTCATCTTTgagtgtggtatatatatacaatagaatattactcagccataaaaaaagacaaattggagGCTGGCagggtggcatagcagttaagttcgcacacttcgctttggcggcccagggttcgccacttggaatcctgggtgcagacctatgcactgcttatcaagccacgctgtggcaggcatcccacacataaaatagaggaagatgggcacggatgtcagctcagggctaatcttcctcaaaaattaagacaaaatcttcccatttgcaacagcatggatagaccttgagggtatgatgttaagcaaaataagcctgacagagaaggacaaacaccacatgatttcactcatatggagaagataaacaaacacatggccaaagagaatagattactggttaccagaggggaaggggctgggggtgggcataaggggtaaaggggcacgtatatATGGtggctgacaaataataacgtacaactgaaatttgacaatgttataaactattgtgacctcaaaaaaattttttaaaaaaggtcatCTTTGGGGACAACTGGGAATATTCTCATTTGGACTACATATTAGATACTATTCATGTTAATTTTCTTAGTTGTGATAATGATATTATGGTCACATGGGACATTATCCTTATTCTTAGAAGATGCATgctgcattttattaattttctacaatgaaggTACAGCACTTTTGCAATTCAAATGGGAATAGTGGAAAGGTCTCtcttcttattaatttcttttttcctgaagccAGTCTTATTACTGTACAATCCCCTGTAGTTTCTATTTAATACACTACTGAGCAACAGGTGGCTCCTTCTGGCTGGATGCTGAGCACTGAGTGCCCTGTAATGGGCCCCAGTGAccagggagggcagtggggaggcaCCGACCTGGCTCTCGGGTGGGAGGACGACCTCATCGTAGGGCCCCACAATGGAGCTGGCAAACTTGCTGAAGATGATGGGCTCCTTGGGCACGGGCACGTTCTGTTCTTTGCAGTGGTCCACATAATTCATGCCAACACACACCACCTTGTCTGGCCGCGTGACTGGGGCCAGGAAAGTCACCTCTGACCGTGGTAGGACTGGTAATTGGGCAGCCAGGGCTCTACAGAGaccagagcaggagagaggggctgTGTGGGAGCAGGCCAGCAATCCTGGGGCATGCTGGGGAGATCCTGCAGCGGCTACAagttttgctatttaaaatatattttctagatCTATCAACGAAAAGGGTCAGTGTGAAAATCAAGCCCAGCTCTTGCCCTCTGATATCAGAGCACTGTTTATTTATCCAGTGCTCATTTCCTTTCCCCCATTAGGTGACACACATCCATGTAACTGAATTCAAAAGGTGCAAATGGGAATAATGGAGGCCCTTCTTCTTACCCCCTCTCCTAGTCACCCCGCTCCAGCCTTGGAGAAACCACTGTGTCCTGTGCAGCTCTTCCCATCCCTTTTTATGCAAATGACAGCACACCAtatacagcttttaaaaatacatatctatTTTGAAGACGTCTCCATAATAGTATAtagcttcctcttttttcttatagCTGCGTATTACCGTAGTGTAGAGACACCCAATTCCCTAATGAGAGATGGGGAAGTAGTTTCCTATCTTGAGAGAACATGACAGTAGGGGAAACATGCTCCTACCAACACTGTGTGCTGTCAAAGATTTCTATTTTTGCCAGTTTAACAGGTGAAAATGATCTCAGAGTGGTTTTTAATTCACTGTTCATCGACATCTTTAGACCAGATTCCATAGGGCTTCTGGATTAAGGGAAGTCCCTATCTAATCTAGCCCAAACCCAACAACCATCTTTAAGAAAATCTCTTTGCAGTCATCTCTTCTTTAAGGAGCCAAGAGTCCAATCACTCCCCCAGCTTCCCAAGATGCCTCTTAGGACCCCAGGTAGCAGCCTCCTCAGGGAGGCAGCAACTTAATCCTCTGCGGAAGGCAGTGTGATGAAGTAGTTCTGGCTCCACCACTAAATGGGTGGCCTTGGGATAATCACCctccctggacctcagttttccaCCCTGTAAACTGAGGATGTTGTCATAAGATTTCTAAGGCTCTTCACTAAGAGAAGAGGTGACAAAGAAACGGTGGGGTTACTCTGCTCCCTTGCAAAAGAGCTCCCTGCCCATTCTGTTTcccagggcagggatggggcgggaggagggagagggggaacAGGGTAGTCGCTGCAGGACAATGCTGCCTGCTGATTTACCTTCTCGCCACTGAGAGCGtggcctctccctgctccaggaACTCTATCATCGTCTTGGGCAGTGTGGGGTCAAAGGCATTGAGGTTGATGACCCCGCCACCAGCCTGTGACTCCAGTCCCAGGTGAGGTCCCATCAGGTGGGGTGCCTGGAACTGCACCAGTCTCATGTCTCTGGACTGTTGAAAGGGCCACCTCTGAGCCTGCAGAACGGTGAGCAATCTCCTTCCACCAGAGACCAGCATCAGAGTCTGTGGAGAAAAAAGCAGGTCctaggggcagggagctgggaacCATCATCAGGATCCCCAGAGTTCCTTGAGCTGTGCCCAAGGCCCTTCACCCCATCAGCCATTCCTGGCACACCACATGGGAAGTGCTTCAGATTTATGTTATTTCACTCTGTTACACTTTATGAGGTGACTTTTTGCTCAATTCAACGCATGTACTGAAATGTTTCTAGAGGAGTGACTATCTCATGCCAGGCACTAAGCTGGGTGCCAGGATTCCAGCGTTCTTTCAACCAGCGCTTTCTGAAAGCTTACACTGTACCTGGGCAAATCAGACCTACTCAGCTCTGCCAACCTGCTTGCGGGAGAGGCCGAAGTCAACAACTGATGCCATAAGTAAGATTCAGCAATTGGGACTACTGCTGCGACATCAAGGGTCctgtctttgtctagtttcttgtttttttttaagattttatttttttcctttttctccccaaagccccccggtacatagttgtatattcttcgttgtgggtccttctagttgtggcatgtgggacgctgcctcagcgtggtttgatgagcagtgccatgtccgtgcccaggattcgaaccaacgaaacactgggccgcctgcagcggagcacgcaaacttaaccactcggccacggggccagccccctttgtcTAGTTTCTTGAGGAAGGAAtgctgagctgagctgggctgggctaaAACGAGCAGGACTAGGAATTAGACAAGAGTAGGGCCCAGCACGGGCAAGTGACACTGGAGAAACTGGATTCACAGTTGCcacaagcaattttttaaatgccagtttGATCCTGTTACCCTCCTACTTAAAATGCTTTTCACCGCTGATATTACCAAGCCAGAACCCCTAGCTGTCCCAGCATTCTAAGAGCAGCCCCCACCTGCGTCTCCAGACAGACATTACTTAGTTTCTCCTGCTGGAGCACAGGCTGCCTGAGAGAAGAGGCGACAGACAAAGGGCAGGGCCTAGGCCTGACAGGCATCCCTGGGCTGTCTCTTCTCTGGGTTCTGGGGCCATGTCTGTCTCTTTCACTGCTGaggccacagtgcccagcactgtgcctggcacacagaaggctCTCAGCTACTCTCTACTGAATGAGCAAATGCCAGAAGCAGAGGCTTGACTCTTCAC
This genomic interval from Equus quagga isolate Etosha38 chromosome 5, UCLA_HA_Equagga_1.0, whole genome shotgun sequence contains the following:
- the LOC124240207 gene encoding fumarylacetoacetate hydrolase domain-containing protein 2A, with product MLVSGGRRLLTVLQAQRWPFQQSRDMRLVQFQAPHLMGPHLGLESQAGGGVINLNAFDPTLPKTMIEFLEQGEATLSVARRALAAQLPVLPRSEVTFLAPVTRPDKVVCVGMNYVDHCKEQNVPVPKEPIIFSKFASSIVGPYDEVVLPPESQEVDWEVELAVVIGKKGKHIKATDAMAHVAGFTVAHDVSARDWQMKRNGKQWLLGKTFDTFCPLGPALVTKDGVADPHNLKICCRVNGEVVQSSNTNQMVFKTEELIAWVSQFVTLYPGDVILTGTPPGVGVFRKPPVFLKKGDEVQCEIEELGVIINKVV